A portion of the Deinococcus peraridilitoris DSM 19664 genome contains these proteins:
- a CDS encoding aminoglycoside N(3)-acetyltransferase translates to MKTLVTHNKLVADLKALGLQADSIVMVHCKLSALGWVLGGEQTVNDALREVVGPNGTLVMPTQSWQLCDPAYLNDPSVPRECWDDVRASLPVYHPACTPTRTMGAVAELFRTLPGTLRSNHPHRSIAAQGPVAFQVVAQHELTNPCGEATPLGVLYELDAAVLLLGVSYDKCTALHLAEDRADSPGKHLVRNGAALMVDGRREWVEWREPWPSDEDFEAVGAAFAATGQERRGSVGLAESRLFSFRALVDFATNWFPHYRDEATFSQDTAASG, encoded by the coding sequence ATGAAAACGCTCGTAACGCACAACAAGCTGGTCGCTGACCTCAAGGCGTTAGGTCTTCAGGCTGACAGCATCGTGATGGTTCATTGCAAACTTTCCGCCCTGGGTTGGGTGCTGGGCGGTGAACAAACGGTCAACGATGCGCTGCGTGAAGTCGTCGGTCCCAACGGAACGCTGGTGATGCCCACTCAAAGCTGGCAGCTCTGCGACCCAGCCTATCTCAACGATCCTAGTGTTCCCAGGGAGTGTTGGGACGACGTACGCGCCTCGCTGCCTGTTTATCATCCGGCTTGCACACCCACCCGGACGATGGGCGCCGTCGCTGAACTCTTTCGCACACTGCCGGGCACGCTGAGAAGTAATCACCCACATCGCTCCATTGCCGCGCAAGGCCCGGTAGCCTTCCAGGTCGTCGCCCAGCACGAACTCACCAATCCATGCGGTGAAGCTACGCCACTTGGTGTGCTGTACGAACTCGACGCGGCCGTCTTGCTGCTCGGCGTCAGTTATGACAAGTGCACGGCCCTGCACCTGGCTGAGGATCGTGCGGACTCACCGGGCAAGCATCTGGTGAGGAATGGCGCGGCGTTGATGGTCGATGGTCGTCGGGAATGGGTGGAGTGGCGTGAACCTTGGCCGTCCGACGAAGATTTCGAAGCGGTCGGTGCGGCTTTTGCGGCTACAGGCCAGGAGCGCCGGGGGTCGGTCGGGTTGGCGGAGTCGAGGCTGTTTTCGTTCCGCGCCCTGGTTGACTTCGCGACGAACTGGTTTCCGCACTATCGCGATGAAGCAACATTCTCGCAAGACACCGCCGCATCTGGCTGA
- a CDS encoding transposase has translation MIDAWRGITTSLCRSSSCRLPGAQLEAGRPNKTENVVCNQAIESLNFQLRKVTKTRGSFPNEEAALKVLYLAILRATERWTRPLNDWRSALNTFTILFDGRVPLRA, from the coding sequence TTGATCGACGCTTGGCGTGGCATAACCACCTCCTTGTGTCGATCTTCTTCTTGCCGGCTGCCAGGCGCGCAACTTGAGGCGGGCAGGCCGAACAAAACAGAAAATGTCGTTTGTAATCAGGCCATCGAGTCCTTGAATTTTCAGCTGCGCAAGGTCACCAAGACCAGGGGGTCGTTCCCGAATGAGGAAGCCGCCTTGAAGGTGTTGTACCTGGCGATCTTGCGGGCCACTGAGCGCTGGACGAGACCCTTGAACGACTGGCGCTCAGCGCTGAATACCTTTACGATTCTGTTTGACGGACGCGTGCCCCTGCGTGCTTGA
- a CDS encoding DUF421 domain-containing protein: MESVIRAVVVYVALMIMFNVAGKRSMSETNTFDFVVLLIISEAVQNALIGEDLSLTNALLIVMTLLGLMVGMSVWRYRSSKLEKLLSGGPLILVRDGNLMEDRMRMARVDLPDILLAARSSQGLERLEQIKYAVLEEGGSISIIAKQTEES, encoded by the coding sequence GTGGAATCCGTTATTCGAGCTGTGGTGGTGTACGTGGCCTTGATGATCATGTTCAACGTGGCGGGCAAGCGGTCGATGTCCGAGACGAACACCTTCGACTTCGTGGTGCTGCTGATCATCAGTGAGGCGGTGCAGAACGCCCTGATCGGGGAGGACCTGTCATTGACGAACGCCCTGCTGATCGTAATGACACTGCTGGGCCTGATGGTCGGCATGTCGGTGTGGCGGTACCGGTCGTCGAAGCTGGAGAAGCTGCTCAGTGGTGGGCCCCTGATCCTCGTGCGCGACGGGAACCTGATGGAAGACCGCATGCGGATGGCTCGGGTGGATCTACCGGACATCCTGCTGGCGGCGCGGAGCAGCCAGGGGCTGGAGCGGCTGGAGCAGATCAAGTACGCGGTGTTGGAGGAAGGCGGCAGCATTTCCATCATCGCCAAACAGACGGAAGAATCGTAA
- a CDS encoding alpha/beta hydrolase yields the protein MPHEEPFTISLLEVELGSFEGPSQTVLLRTNQGEIHARLHRPENAGDAGIVWVGGAGGGLSGPARGLYPRLAQQLTSAGLTSLRVDYRRPNDLLHCTLDTLLGAAYLEGLGCSRLVLVGHSFGGAVVITAGANSEAVVGVAALSSQTYGTDAVGDLSPRALLLLHGSADEILPDRCSRLLFKHARDPKEVHLYPGCGHGLDECRAEVDRDLLNWLSRLLTSGQDGLASAAP from the coding sequence GTGCCTCACGAAGAACCATTCACGATTAGCCTGCTCGAAGTGGAGCTGGGTTCCTTCGAGGGGCCCTCGCAAACTGTCCTGCTCCGCACCAACCAGGGTGAAATCCACGCACGGCTGCACCGCCCTGAAAACGCCGGGGACGCTGGGATCGTCTGGGTGGGCGGTGCAGGGGGAGGGCTCAGCGGCCCGGCGCGAGGCCTGTACCCGCGCCTCGCGCAGCAGCTGACTTCAGCGGGCCTCACATCACTCCGCGTGGATTACCGCCGTCCGAATGACCTGCTTCACTGCACTCTTGACACGCTGCTCGGCGCAGCGTACTTGGAAGGGCTCGGCTGCTCCCGGCTGGTGTTGGTGGGTCATTCGTTCGGAGGAGCAGTGGTCATCACCGCCGGGGCGAACAGTGAAGCCGTGGTAGGAGTTGCGGCCTTGAGCAGCCAAACGTACGGTACGGACGCCGTAGGTGATCTGAGCCCGCGTGCGCTGTTGTTGCTGCATGGCAGCGCGGATGAAATTCTGCCGGACCGTTGTTCACGGTTGCTGTTCAAGCATGCGCGCGACCCAAAGGAGGTGCACTTGTATCCTGGTTGTGGTCACGGTCTCGATGAATGCCGCGCGGAGGTGGACCGGGATTTGCTGAACTGGTTGTCGCGCCTGCTGACGTCTGGGCAGGATGGGCTGGCCTCAGCGGCACCCTGA
- a CDS encoding type 1 glutamine amidotransferase domain-containing protein — protein sequence MKNKALEGRHLAVLAADGFELVELVVPVKALKAAGATVDVISLRKGRILGMNLHQPAGRVRVTRTLDEAQAREYDGLLIPGGFINPDLLRQSERARAFVRAFDQAGKPIATLCHGPWLLASSGLLEGRTLTSWPGIRDDLVHAGATWLDQEVVRDGNWVSSRGPQDLTAFVAAALDHFRHMDRRSVDEKHQDVSDAPRNAPPAVTLTAMKWWPRGSLQVMLILGALGTGWWVMKRTSSPTDL from the coding sequence ATGAAAAACAAAGCGCTCGAAGGACGGCACCTCGCCGTGCTCGCCGCCGACGGATTCGAACTCGTCGAACTGGTCGTTCCTGTCAAGGCGCTCAAGGCGGCCGGAGCGACGGTGGACGTCATCTCGCTTCGCAAGGGACGGATTCTCGGCATGAACTTGCACCAACCGGCAGGAAGGGTGCGAGTGACAAGAACACTGGATGAGGCTCAGGCGCGAGAATACGACGGTCTGCTGATTCCCGGTGGGTTCATCAACCCGGACTTGCTGCGGCAGTCAGAGCGCGCCCGGGCGTTCGTACGGGCGTTCGACCAGGCAGGCAAACCGATCGCCACGCTGTGCCACGGACCGTGGTTGCTGGCGTCGTCCGGCCTCCTGGAAGGAAGAACGTTGACATCATGGCCGGGCATCCGCGATGACCTGGTGCACGCGGGTGCGACGTGGCTGGACCAAGAGGTCGTGCGTGATGGGAACTGGGTGTCCAGTCGTGGTCCGCAGGACCTCACAGCGTTCGTTGCCGCTGCCCTCGACCATTTCAGGCACATGGACCGACGTTCAGTCGACGAAAAGCACCAGGACGTGTCGGATGCGCCGCGGAACGCACCTCCAGCCGTGACCCTGACCGCCATGAAGTGGTGGCCGCGCGGCTCGTTGCAGGTGATGCTGATCCTCGGGGCGCTCGGCACGGGATGGTGGGTGATGAAGAGGACTTCCTCACCAACGGATCTTTGA
- a CDS encoding LacI family DNA-binding transcriptional regulator translates to MSGPEVTLSDLARMAGVSAMTVSRVLNNRPGVGEETRQRVLKLLSGSGYTPNVSARSLAGNRTGGRTQVLGMVVPDLSTQYIAEIARGAGEAAVKHRYDVILYTSTNVKNAYERIHAMTRGIVDGLLMVLPQVSEEYTELLGRTRLPVVIIDHRGGIAETPAVTVDNYTGARLAVDHLVGLGHRRIGFITGRMDTRASQERLRGYREGLLVHGLTVDEALVRPADFLRPSGFRAAGELLELNEPPSAIFVSNDVMAFGAMDAIKDHGLRIPDDISVIGFDDIPMSAQVHPPLTTVRQPLYEMGAAATTMLITLLTDVSLSTERPELSTELIVRASTGHASHARVPRRGTGRRRA, encoded by the coding sequence ATGTCAGGTCCTGAGGTAACCCTCAGCGACCTCGCGCGTATGGCAGGCGTATCGGCCATGACGGTTTCACGCGTTCTCAACAACCGTCCCGGTGTGGGCGAGGAAACCCGTCAGCGCGTTCTCAAGCTCCTCAGCGGCTCGGGCTACACCCCCAACGTGAGCGCCCGCAGCCTTGCCGGAAACCGTACGGGCGGACGCACGCAGGTGCTGGGCATGGTGGTGCCTGACCTCAGCACGCAGTACATTGCCGAAATTGCGCGCGGCGCCGGAGAAGCTGCCGTGAAGCACCGCTACGACGTCATCCTGTATACCAGCACGAATGTTAAGAACGCCTATGAGCGCATTCACGCCATGACCAGGGGCATTGTTGATGGACTGCTGATGGTGCTTCCGCAGGTATCCGAGGAATACACCGAGCTGCTCGGGCGCACCCGCCTGCCAGTGGTCATCATCGACCACCGCGGTGGCATTGCCGAAACGCCCGCAGTCACGGTCGACAACTACACCGGTGCGCGCCTGGCTGTCGATCACCTCGTGGGCCTTGGGCACCGGCGTATTGGCTTCATCACCGGTCGGATGGACACCCGGGCCAGCCAGGAGCGACTGCGAGGCTACCGAGAAGGCCTGCTCGTGCATGGGCTCACCGTCGACGAAGCGCTGGTCCGCCCTGCCGACTTTCTGCGGCCCAGCGGCTTTCGCGCTGCGGGCGAGCTGCTGGAACTGAACGAGCCGCCCAGCGCGATCTTCGTCTCGAATGACGTGATGGCTTTCGGTGCCATGGACGCCATCAAGGACCACGGACTGCGCATCCCGGATGACATCTCGGTGATCGGTTTCGACGACATTCCCATGTCCGCCCAGGTGCACCCTCCATTGACCACGGTGCGTCAGCCGCTCTATGAAATGGGAGCGGCCGCGACCACCATGCTGATCACGCTGCTGACCGATGTCAGCCTTTCCACTGAGCGTCCCGAACTCAGCACCGAACTGATCGTACGTGCATCGACGGGCCACGCGTCTCACGCACGTGTGCCCAGGCGCGGAACGGGCAGGCGGCGTGCTTAG
- the xylB gene encoding xylulokinase, translating into MSETPVTLGVDLGTSGVKVVALDDAGRLVAEAGRSYPLLTPRPGWTEQRPQDWVAGALEALRELTGKLATMNALPVALGLSGQMHGLVALDAHGEVVRPAPLWNDQRTGQAVAWIEERIPRADLIARTGNRAVTGFQLPKLVWLRETEGEAFARTRHALLPKDYLGYVLTGEMRSEPSDASGVGALNLAKRGWDADLLSVLDLNRALFPEVVPSTAVIGTLRAELTGATGLPKGLPIVAGGGDNAAAAVALGLTSRRPEVGSVSLGTSGVVFAPLTAPTPDPEGRVHLFAHADGGYHLLGVTLACAGALQWLRDKLAPEVAFDTLLGEAAGVPDGADGVTFLPYLAGERSPLMDPDVRGAWTGLSLAHGRAHFTRALLEGTACALADAFEVMRPLSRVSSLLATGGGARSDLWLGLVSGALSVQVARSESEPGAADGAAILAMPAAGLHANLEAAMEALCPQGTPVAAEPATVARRQHAEALAQLYPQHAPAGQPAS; encoded by the coding sequence ATGAGTGAAACGCCCGTTACGCTGGGCGTCGACCTCGGCACGAGCGGCGTCAAGGTGGTGGCGCTCGACGACGCCGGGCGCCTGGTCGCCGAAGCGGGCCGCAGCTATCCGCTGCTCACCCCCCGGCCGGGCTGGACCGAGCAGCGTCCACAGGACTGGGTGGCGGGCGCCCTGGAGGCGCTGCGAGAGCTGACAGGGAAGCTGGCGACCATGAACGCCCTTCCCGTCGCGCTCGGCCTGAGCGGGCAGATGCACGGGCTGGTGGCCCTCGACGCACACGGTGAGGTCGTGCGGCCCGCACCGCTCTGGAATGACCAGCGCACGGGGCAGGCTGTGGCCTGGATCGAGGAGCGCATTCCACGCGCCGACCTGATCGCCCGCACCGGCAACCGCGCCGTCACCGGCTTTCAGCTGCCCAAGCTGGTGTGGCTGCGTGAAACGGAAGGAGAAGCGTTCGCGCGCACCCGGCACGCCCTGCTGCCCAAGGATTACCTGGGCTACGTCCTGACCGGCGAGATGCGCAGCGAACCCTCCGACGCTTCGGGTGTGGGCGCCCTGAACCTTGCAAAAAGGGGCTGGGACGCAGACTTGCTGAGCGTCCTTGACCTCAATCGGGCGCTCTTTCCGGAAGTCGTGCCGTCCACGGCGGTGATCGGCACGCTCAGGGCAGAACTCACGGGCGCGACCGGTCTGCCCAAGGGTCTGCCGATCGTGGCGGGCGGCGGGGACAACGCCGCCGCCGCCGTTGCGCTTGGCCTCACCAGCCGCCGTCCCGAGGTGGGCAGCGTGAGCCTTGGAACGAGCGGCGTGGTGTTCGCGCCGCTCACCGCGCCCACCCCTGACCCCGAAGGGCGCGTGCACCTCTTCGCGCACGCGGACGGTGGCTATCACCTGCTGGGGGTCACTTTGGCCTGCGCGGGCGCTTTGCAGTGGCTGCGCGACAAGCTCGCTCCTGAAGTGGCCTTCGACACGCTGCTGGGCGAAGCGGCGGGCGTGCCGGACGGCGCGGACGGTGTGACCTTCCTGCCGTATCTGGCCGGCGAGCGCAGCCCCCTGATGGACCCGGACGTGCGGGGCGCCTGGACGGGCCTGTCGCTCGCCCACGGACGCGCGCACTTTACCCGCGCGCTGCTCGAGGGCACCGCCTGCGCCCTGGCAGACGCCTTTGAGGTCATGCGCCCGCTGTCGAGGGTATCGTCGCTGCTGGCCACGGGCGGCGGAGCGCGCAGCGACCTGTGGCTGGGGCTGGTGTCGGGCGCCCTGAGCGTGCAGGTGGCGCGCTCGGAAAGCGAACCGGGAGCTGCCGACGGTGCGGCCATCCTCGCCATGCCCGCCGCGGGCCTGCACGCCAATCTGGAAGCGGCAATGGAAGCCTTGTGCCCGCAGGGAACCCCGGTGGCCGCTGAACCGGCGACCGTGGCCCGGCGCCAGCATGCCGAGGCCCTCGCGCAGCTTTACCCGCAGCATGCTCCGGCCGGGCAGCCCGCGAGCTGA
- the xylA gene encoding xylose isomerase: MYQPQPSDKFTFGLWTVGATGRDPFGEPTRPPLSAPYIVEKLAQLGAYGVNLHDNDLVPIDAGAGERDRIVREFQQTLGDHGLVVPMATTNLFTDPAFKDGAFTSADARVRAYALQKTMRSMDLGHELGAQTYVFWGGREGTEVDASGKLLDSIGWFRDSLNFLAEYSQSQGYGYRFALEPKPNEPRGDIFFPTAGSMLGFIATLDQSELFGVNPEFAHDTMAGLNFTHAVAQIIDAGKLFHVDLNDQKMGRFDQDLRFGAENIKSAFFLVKLLEDSGYDGPRHFDAHALRTEDEVGVWAFARGCMRTYLILKDKARQFDEDPEIQAALQAYRVEDKELSELTRGFTPEKARTLKERAFDRVALGQRGPGLEQLDQLTVELLLGVRGNSVSSEAHA, from the coding sequence ATGTACCAGCCCCAACCGTCGGATAAATTCACTTTTGGCCTCTGGACCGTGGGCGCCACCGGACGCGACCCGTTCGGCGAACCCACCCGCCCGCCCCTCAGCGCGCCCTACATCGTAGAAAAGCTCGCGCAGCTCGGCGCCTACGGCGTGAATCTGCACGACAACGACCTGGTGCCCATCGACGCGGGCGCGGGCGAGCGCGACCGCATCGTCCGCGAGTTTCAACAGACCCTGGGTGACCATGGCCTCGTGGTGCCCATGGCCACCACCAACCTGTTCACCGATCCGGCCTTCAAGGACGGTGCCTTTACCAGTGCCGACGCCCGCGTGCGCGCCTACGCGTTGCAAAAGACCATGCGCAGCATGGACCTCGGACATGAACTGGGCGCCCAGACCTATGTCTTCTGGGGTGGGCGCGAAGGCACCGAGGTCGACGCCAGTGGCAAGCTGCTCGACTCCATCGGGTGGTTTCGTGACAGCCTGAACTTTCTGGCGGAGTACAGCCAGTCTCAGGGATACGGTTACCGTTTTGCGCTGGAACCCAAGCCCAACGAGCCGCGCGGCGACATCTTCTTTCCCACCGCCGGCAGCATGCTGGGCTTTATCGCCACCCTCGACCAGAGTGAACTGTTCGGCGTCAACCCCGAATTCGCGCACGACACCATGGCCGGACTCAATTTCACGCACGCCGTCGCACAGATCATCGACGCTGGGAAGCTCTTCCACGTGGACCTCAACGACCAGAAGATGGGCCGCTTCGATCAGGATCTGCGCTTTGGCGCCGAGAACATCAAGAGTGCCTTTTTCCTGGTGAAGCTGCTCGAAGACAGCGGTTACGACGGTCCGCGTCACTTCGACGCGCACGCCCTGCGCACCGAGGACGAGGTCGGTGTGTGGGCGTTCGCCCGGGGCTGCATGCGTACCTACCTGATCCTCAAGGACAAGGCGCGGCAGTTTGATGAAGACCCCGAAATTCAGGCAGCCCTGCAGGCCTACCGGGTCGAGGACAAGGAACTGAGCGAGCTGACACGCGGCTTCACGCCCGAAAAAGCCCGGACCCTCAAGGAGCGCGCATTTGATCGCGTGGCCCTCGGTCAGCGTGGCCCGGGCCTAGAGCAGCTCGATCAGCTCACGGTCGAGCTGCTGCTCGGGGTTCGTGGAAACAGTGTGAGCAGTGAGGCGCACGCATGA
- a CDS encoding ROK family transcriptional regulator translates to MPVPIAGDQGFLKLLNRTAIVNVVRAHPGIARVEIAARTGLTKMTVGGLVGDLVQEGWLREGETHARQGAGRPAQALYPNGAVHALLGVEVGVGYLNLVVTDICGGVLQRHFKPYHPSTPEKAAEDVARMIRQVLQAHALQGRTLQGVGLAVPGLVNSQHSTVNVAPNLGWHDVPFLALVRRSLPDLSDVWVLENEANAAAIGEYAFRAGEKPALLVQLMLGRGVGCGVMIDGRILRGPRGYAGEVGHTVLRPDGPRCRCGNHGCAELYVSERALSLGLTDNESAELTIEEIISRVEQGGRPALDTAGRHLGVLMANLLFTFNPSHLIVGGPLSLLGEALLGPALRELHRRVPADLTDHVDIALCERRVDASAIGAAAAALEARLNPAPTRREPASVAPADRSA, encoded by the coding sequence ATGCCCGTGCCCATCGCCGGAGACCAAGGTTTTCTGAAACTGCTCAACCGCACGGCCATCGTGAACGTGGTGCGCGCTCACCCGGGCATCGCACGGGTAGAGATCGCCGCCCGCACCGGCCTGACCAAGATGACCGTGGGTGGCCTGGTGGGCGACCTCGTGCAGGAAGGCTGGCTGCGTGAAGGCGAGACGCACGCCCGCCAGGGAGCCGGGCGTCCGGCGCAGGCGCTGTACCCCAACGGCGCGGTGCATGCCCTGCTGGGTGTGGAGGTCGGCGTGGGCTACCTCAACCTGGTGGTCACCGACATCTGCGGTGGCGTGCTGCAACGTCACTTCAAGCCCTATCACCCCAGCACGCCAGAAAAAGCCGCCGAAGATGTAGCGCGCATGATCCGTCAGGTTCTGCAGGCCCACGCCCTGCAGGGCCGCACCCTGCAGGGTGTGGGCCTGGCCGTGCCGGGCCTGGTGAACAGCCAGCACAGCACCGTGAACGTGGCCCCCAACCTGGGCTGGCACGACGTGCCCTTTCTCGCGCTGGTGCGTCGCTCGCTTCCTGATCTCAGCGATGTGTGGGTGCTGGAGAACGAGGCGAACGCGGCCGCCATCGGTGAGTATGCCTTTCGCGCCGGGGAAAAGCCGGCCCTGCTGGTGCAGCTGATGCTGGGCCGCGGCGTCGGGTGTGGGGTCATGATCGACGGACGGATTCTGCGGGGGCCGCGCGGTTATGCGGGCGAGGTGGGCCATACGGTGCTGCGTCCTGACGGCCCACGCTGCCGCTGCGGCAATCATGGCTGCGCCGAGCTGTACGTGAGTGAGCGGGCCCTGTCGCTGGGCCTGACGGACAACGAGAGCGCCGAGCTGACCATCGAGGAAATCATTTCACGTGTGGAGCAGGGCGGGCGACCGGCGCTGGACACGGCCGGGCGGCACCTCGGGGTGCTGATGGCGAACTTGCTGTTCACCTTCAACCCCAGCCACCTGATCGTCGGCGGTCCGCTGTCCCTGTTGGGAGAGGCGCTGCTGGGTCCGGCGCTCCGGGAGCTGCACCGACGGGTGCCCGCCGACCTGACCGATCATGTGGACATCGCGCTATGCGAGCGCCGGGTGGACGCCAGCGCCATTGGAGCCGCCGCGGCAGCTCTGGAGGCGCGCCTGAATCCGGCGCCCACCCGGCGTGAGCCCGCTTCTGTCGCCCCTGCTGACCGTTCGGCCTGA
- a CDS encoding NADPH:quinone oxidoreductase family protein, producing MKAVVVDRFGPLEQLRVAELPDPTPGPGEVVLDVHAAGVNYPDALMVQGQYQIKPPLPFTPGAEAAGIVSAVGEGVRHLKVGDHAATFTGTGAFAEKLLAPAAQVTPLPPGFSFDIAASLTLAYGTSYHALVNRAQLQAGETLLVLGAAGGVGLAAVMIGKALGARVIAAASSEEKLALTRQHGADETINYASEDLRARLKELTGGQGPNVVYDPVGGDYTEAAFRSVAWGGRYLVVGFANGEIPRLPLNLPLLKGASLVGVFWGEFARRDPRANVANLTQLARWVGDGTIRPVISERYTLEQAPEALRALLERRVTGKVTLVP from the coding sequence GTGAAGGCCGTGGTCGTGGACCGCTTCGGGCCACTCGAACAGTTGCGGGTGGCCGAGCTTCCCGATCCCACGCCCGGGCCCGGCGAGGTGGTTCTTGACGTGCACGCTGCCGGTGTGAATTATCCGGACGCCCTGATGGTGCAAGGTCAGTACCAGATCAAACCACCCCTGCCCTTCACGCCGGGCGCCGAGGCCGCCGGAATCGTCTCGGCCGTCGGCGAGGGTGTCCGGCACCTCAAAGTGGGCGACCACGCGGCCACCTTCACGGGCACCGGCGCATTTGCCGAGAAACTGCTTGCGCCTGCTGCGCAGGTCACGCCCTTGCCGCCCGGGTTCAGTTTCGACATCGCCGCCAGCCTGACGCTGGCCTACGGGACGTCCTATCACGCGCTGGTCAACCGGGCACAGCTGCAGGCGGGGGAAACGCTGCTGGTGCTGGGCGCGGCCGGGGGCGTCGGCCTGGCCGCCGTGATGATCGGCAAGGCGCTCGGAGCACGCGTCATCGCGGCGGCCAGCAGCGAGGAAAAGCTGGCGCTCACCCGTCAGCACGGCGCAGACGAAACCATCAACTACGCTTCCGAGGATTTGCGGGCCCGCCTGAAGGAGCTCACAGGCGGACAGGGTCCGAACGTCGTGTACGACCCGGTGGGCGGCGATTACACCGAAGCCGCTTTTCGCAGCGTCGCCTGGGGCGGACGCTATCTGGTGGTGGGCTTTGCCAACGGCGAGATTCCGCGCCTCCCCCTCAACCTGCCGCTGCTCAAGGGCGCCTCGCTCGTCGGGGTGTTCTGGGGCGAATTTGCCCGCCGCGATCCGCGTGCCAACGTCGCCAACCTGACGCAGCTGGCGCGCTGGGTGGGTGACGGCACGATCAGACCTGTCATCAGCGAACGCTACACGCTGGAGCAGGCTCCCGAAGCGCTGCGTGCCCTGCTGGAGCGGCGCGTGACCGGGAAAGTCACGCTCGTTCCCTGA
- a CDS encoding zinc-dependent alcohol dehydrogenase: MRALCWEGVNDLRVQTVPDPEILDSHDVILRVTMSTTCGSDLHVIDGLIPTMMPGDILGHEFMGEVVEVGREVKNIRVGERVVVPSFIVCGQCWYCRQDLYSLCDNTNPKYQLQQPLLGHHTAGIYGYSHAFGGYAGSHAQYVRVPFADNDCFQVPDGLRDEQALFLSDAAPTGFMGADFCDIKAGDVVAVWGCGGVGLMAIQSAYLLGAERVIAIDRFPERLALARDRAGAETIDYTAVDSVVDVLNEMTAGRGPDACIDAVGMEAHGTGLGYLYDHAKQALKIHTDRGQALREAIRACRKGGVLSILGVYGLMDKFPLGVMMNKGLTVRTAQQHGQKYLPRLLEHAARGELDPSYLATHRFSLEDAPRGYQMFKTKQDGCVRAVFIP; the protein is encoded by the coding sequence ATGCGGGCACTGTGCTGGGAAGGCGTCAACGACCTGCGCGTTCAAACCGTGCCGGACCCTGAAATTCTCGATTCTCACGACGTGATCCTGCGGGTCACGATGTCCACGACCTGCGGCTCGGACCTGCACGTCATCGACGGCCTGATTCCCACCATGATGCCCGGCGACATCCTCGGCCATGAATTCATGGGTGAAGTGGTGGAAGTGGGTCGCGAGGTCAAGAACATCCGTGTGGGCGAGCGTGTCGTCGTACCGTCCTTTATCGTCTGCGGGCAGTGCTGGTACTGTCGGCAGGACCTGTACTCACTGTGCGACAACACCAATCCGAAGTACCAGCTGCAGCAGCCGCTGCTGGGGCATCACACCGCTGGAATTTACGGATACAGCCATGCCTTTGGTGGGTATGCCGGTTCGCACGCGCAGTACGTGCGGGTGCCCTTCGCGGACAATGACTGCTTTCAGGTTCCAGACGGCCTGAGGGACGAACAGGCGCTGTTCCTCTCGGACGCCGCACCAACCGGATTCATGGGCGCGGACTTCTGTGACATCAAAGCGGGTGACGTCGTCGCCGTCTGGGGGTGCGGCGGCGTGGGACTGATGGCGATTCAGAGCGCCTACCTGCTGGGGGCCGAGCGTGTCATCGCCATCGACCGTTTTCCGGAGCGGCTCGCGCTCGCACGTGACCGGGCAGGCGCCGAGACGATCGATTACACCGCAGTCGACAGCGTGGTGGATGTCCTGAACGAAATGACCGCCGGTCGAGGCCCGGACGCCTGCATTGATGCGGTCGGCATGGAGGCGCACGGTACTGGCCTGGGGTACCTGTACGACCACGCCAAACAGGCCCTGAAGATACACACCGACCGTGGGCAGGCCTTACGAGAAGCCATCCGGGCCTGCCGCAAGGGTGGCGTGCTGTCGATTCTGGGCGTGTACGGCCTGATGGACAAATTTCCGCTGGGCGTGATGATGAACAAGGGGCTCACGGTGCGCACCGCGCAGCAACACGGACAGAAGTACCTGCCCCGTCTGCTGGAACATGCCGCGCGCGGCGAACTCGACCCTTCATACCTCGCGACGCACCGCTTCTCGCTGGAAGACGCGCCGCGTGGCTACCAGATGTTCAAAACCAAGCAGGACGGCTGTGTGCGGGCGGTGTTCATTCCCTGA
- a CDS encoding GreA/GreB family elongation factor: MAREVQVTREGYVRLEQALEEARRRRTEVTQQLSALLDDAMDLEDRSLQAAQNDTTSLDARIVELEDTLARAVIVDNHGENDGEILLGSIVVLHDDHHDRELRVQLVNHVEVTTLDEGITRVADDSPVGKALPGRRVGDSFEVDLGDHRMRYTVKSVE, encoded by the coding sequence ATGGCCAGAGAAGTGCAAGTGACCCGCGAAGGCTACGTCCGCCTGGAGCAAGCCCTCGAAGAAGCCCGCCGGCGCCGTACAGAAGTCACCCAGCAGCTCTCGGCGCTGCTCGACGACGCGATGGACCTGGAAGACCGCAGCCTGCAGGCCGCCCAGAACGACACCACCAGCCTCGACGCGCGCATCGTCGAACTGGAGGACACCCTCGCCCGCGCGGTCATCGTCGACAATCATGGGGAAAATGACGGTGAGATTTTGCTGGGATCGATTGTGGTGCTGCACGACGATCACCACGACCGTGAATTGCGCGTGCAGCTGGTGAACCATGTCGAGGTCACCACCCTCGACGAGGGCATCACCCGCGTCGCCGATGACAGCCCGGTCGGAAAGGCGCTGCCGGGACGGCGGGTCGGAGACAGCTTCGAGGTGGACCTGGGCGACCACCGGATGCGCTACACCGTGAAGTCCGTCGAATAG